A DNA window from Anaerocolumna sp. AGMB13020 contains the following coding sequences:
- a CDS encoding glycosyltransferase family protein, with protein MDIVICSVGEEIETSIAEVLEKLGYEIYVFRKAINDQDYDLEYFQALVSFIDEKSIDMVWSIGYLPIISRVCSMKHKIYISWIIREFWNTLYSDTIKNSINYIFIGEETVAKQFYKNNPGHIFYLSPGAAIKDVNIMPDTVGLCFLDAKYPIYYLKDDSREYLKGYIRGMVEAQKRVYGYHFLPKLLTKKLRNEIEGVLSEEDKGKDYTKKAVSDMIDDFLCDTITKDERDEVVKLIENLGIYKINTEISQINVNITSRKWKTGIPYDILRIMGAGGFILTNYQPGMEEYFCIGDEIALYEDNKDLMDKIKYYISHEEEREKIANKGKKKIEELYTLEHRIADMFYLLSEAF; from the coding sequence ATGGATATAGTTATTTGCAGTGTGGGAGAAGAGATTGAAACATCTATAGCAGAGGTTCTGGAAAAGTTGGGATACGAAATATATGTATTTCGCAAAGCAATTAATGATCAAGATTATGATCTGGAATATTTTCAAGCATTAGTGAGTTTTATCGATGAAAAGTCAATTGACATGGTTTGGAGTATAGGTTATCTTCCTATAATTTCAAGGGTTTGTAGTATGAAACACAAAATATATATTTCATGGATAATAAGAGAATTCTGGAATACATTGTACTCGGATACAATAAAGAACTCAATCAATTATATTTTTATCGGTGAAGAAACAGTTGCAAAACAGTTTTATAAGAATAACCCTGGACATATTTTCTACTTGTCACCAGGAGCAGCGATAAAAGATGTAAACATAATGCCTGACACTGTGGGACTTTGTTTCCTGGATGCTAAATATCCTATTTATTATTTGAAAGATGATAGCAGAGAATACCTAAAAGGTTATATCAGGGGAATGGTAGAAGCACAAAAACGTGTATATGGTTATCATTTTCTTCCTAAGCTTTTAACAAAGAAATTAAGAAACGAAATAGAAGGAGTTCTGTCAGAAGAAGATAAAGGGAAGGACTATACAAAGAAAGCTGTTTCAGACATGATTGATGATTTTCTATGCGATACGATTACAAAAGATGAACGGGATGAAGTGGTAAAGCTTATTGAAAACCTAGGGATTTATAAAATTAACACTGAAATTAGTCAGATTAATGTAAATATAACATCAAGAAAATGGAAAACGGGGATACCTTATGATATTCTTCGCATTATGGGAGCAGGTGGATTTATACTGACGAACTATCAACCTGGAATGGAAGAATATTTTTGTATTGGTGATGAGATTGCACTTTATGAGGATAATAAGGATTTAATGGATAAAATAAAATATTACATTTCACATGAAGAGGAACGAGAAAAAATTGCTAATAAAGGGAAGAAAAAAATTGAAGAGCTTTATACATTAGAGCACAGGATTGCAGATATGTTTTATTTACTTAGCGAGGCATTTTAG
- a CDS encoding glycosyltransferase family protein translates to MKILFISWSSYGVVNWINAMKCNGHNVTEMIFASLSEDEDKNLQEQITKVILDGRYDVVCSFNFFPILSIVTKKANCKYIAWVYDSPLLHLYSVEIANTNNYIFLFDKKQYEELYHKGIRTVYHLPLAGVVDKTEEPESYCSDITFVGNLYKNNNFYDNIVFLPEKLRGYLDGVMEAQRKIYGYYLMPELLTDNIIEDIKKYVKFDLGDQFFVDDRIIFSSLFLAKKVANLERESILNNLAKYFKVKLYSYEKIENQNIENCGTIDYGHEMYKLFRHSKININSTLRCIQTGINLRTMDILSAGGFCLTNYQEELSDHFQIGEDLVVYESELDLLEKAAYFLKNEDHRREIAKNGQKRIEECLTFDKQVKQMMQIVMQ, encoded by the coding sequence ATGAAAATATTATTTATTAGTTGGTCATCTTACGGGGTAGTTAATTGGATAAATGCAATGAAGTGCAATGGACATAATGTGACTGAAATGATATTTGCTTCTTTATCAGAAGATGAGGATAAAAATTTACAAGAACAGATTACAAAAGTTATTTTAGATGGCAGATATGATGTGGTTTGTTCCTTTAATTTCTTTCCGATACTTTCTATAGTAACGAAGAAAGCGAACTGTAAATATATTGCATGGGTATATGACAGCCCTTTACTTCATCTCTATTCCGTTGAAATAGCAAATACTAATAATTATATTTTTTTATTTGATAAGAAACAGTATGAAGAACTTTATCACAAAGGAATTCGGACAGTTTATCATCTTCCTCTTGCTGGTGTTGTAGACAAAACAGAGGAGCCAGAAAGTTATTGTTCAGATATAACTTTTGTTGGTAATCTATATAAAAATAATAACTTCTATGACAATATAGTTTTTCTTCCAGAAAAGTTAAGAGGATATTTGGATGGGGTAATGGAAGCTCAGAGGAAGATTTATGGGTATTACTTAATGCCTGAATTGCTAACTGACAATATAATAGAAGATATAAAGAAATATGTGAAATTTGACTTAGGAGACCAGTTTTTCGTTGACGATAGAATAATTTTTTCATCCTTATTTTTAGCTAAAAAAGTTGCTAATCTAGAACGGGAAAGTATTCTTAATAATTTGGCTAAATACTTTAAAGTGAAATTGTATTCCTATGAAAAGATAGAGAACCAAAACATAGAAAATTGTGGTACAATTGACTATGGACATGAAATGTATAAATTATTTAGACACAGCAAAATTAATATTAATTCCACTTTACGGTGCATACAGACAGGGATAAACCTGCGAACAATGGATATATTGTCTGCAGGTGGATTTTGCTTAACCAACTATCAGGAAGAGTTAAGTGATCATTTTCAGATCGGAGAAGACTTAGTAGTATATGAAAGTGAATTGGATTTGCTGGAGAAAGCTGCTTATTTCTTAAAAAATGAAGATCACCGGAGAGAAATAGCGAAGAATGGTCAAAAACGAATAGAAGAGTGCCTCACTTTTGATAAGCAAGTGAAGCAAATGATGCAAATAGTAATGCAATAG
- a CDS encoding CgeB family protein yields MNILYANWQCLGATDVIEAFHKMGAEVYEIEISDSSHVGIDWDFVVSLGAILENNKIDVIFSFNFFPTLSEACYRYGRKYLSWVYDSPSLKVYYPSIINECNYVFIFDQAVALELQQKGVTTVFYSPLAVNIDRLAKLKQSELDRKRYQCEVGFVGSLYNDEHNLYERLEEKASDPYLIGYLEGIMEAQMKVYGYNFLKESLTPQILKKISDSMPVDIPEGAFTDKESIYTDFFLCRRMAYLERTRILTQLAEDYQVYHYTTDATSCFGKVINRGKVDYYDEMPFAFRYAKINLNITLRSIKTGIPLRAMDILGAGGFLLTNYQEDFLQHFEPDVDYVYYGSIEELKDKVSWYLKHDSERQKIAQNGRDRVEKNHTYVKTLTAMMKVVGLHD; encoded by the coding sequence TTGAATATATTATATGCTAATTGGCAGTGTCTAGGCGCTACAGATGTAATAGAGGCATTTCATAAGATGGGAGCAGAGGTTTATGAAATAGAGATTAGTGATTCCAGTCATGTTGGTATTGATTGGGATTTCGTAGTATCGTTAGGAGCTATACTTGAGAACAATAAGATTGATGTAATATTCTCCTTTAATTTTTTTCCAACTCTATCAGAGGCATGCTATAGATATGGTAGAAAGTACCTGTCCTGGGTATATGACAGCCCAAGTCTCAAAGTATATTATCCCAGTATAATCAATGAATGTAATTATGTATTTATTTTTGATCAGGCGGTTGCCCTTGAATTGCAGCAAAAAGGTGTTACAACTGTATTTTATAGTCCTTTGGCAGTAAACATAGATAGATTAGCTAAATTAAAGCAAAGTGAATTGGATAGAAAACGTTATCAATGTGAAGTGGGATTCGTAGGTTCACTTTATAACGATGAACATAATCTTTATGAACGATTAGAAGAAAAAGCGAGTGATCCCTATCTTATTGGTTATCTTGAAGGTATCATGGAAGCTCAAATGAAAGTCTATGGTTATAATTTCCTGAAAGAAAGCCTTACACCCCAGATTTTAAAGAAAATTAGTGATAGTATGCCAGTAGATATACCGGAAGGAGCCTTTACAGACAAAGAATCAATCTATACAGATTTTTTCCTTTGCCGTCGCATGGCTTATCTGGAACGTACAAGAATTTTAACACAGTTGGCTGAAGATTACCAAGTGTATCATTATACAACGGATGCTACTTCTTGTTTTGGAAAAGTAATTAACAGAGGGAAAGTAGATTATTACGACGAAATGCCATTTGCATTTAGATACGCTAAAATAAATCTAAATATAACTCTGAGAAGTATTAAGACAGGGATACCGCTCCGAGCTATGGATATTTTAGGGGCTGGTGGATTTCTGCTTACTAATTATCAAGAGGATTTCTTACAACATTTTGAGCCTGATGTCGATTATGTTTATTACGGTAGTATAGAAGAACTGAAAGATAAGGTAAGTTGGTATTTAAAGCATGATAGTGAACGGCAGAAGATAGCGCAAAATGGAAGAGACAGAGTTGAAAAGAATCATACTTATGTAAAGACGTTAACAGCGATGATGAAAGTGGTGGGATTACATGATTAA
- a CDS encoding tetratricopeptide repeat-containing glycosyltransferase family 2 protein, protein MIKISLCMIVKNEEHNLDYCLRNIAEYMDEIVIVDTGSTDGTKKIAKKYTHKVYDYSWRDDFSAARNFSISKASNDYILVLDGDEFIQSIDINEVKRLIENNPFMIGRILLTNEYTRKGNLFRFQERLNRLFPKEYYRYKGIIHEQITLLDSSKGRIGWPDDTNGNTTVNLPISVLHVGYEGDLEVRRKKTSRNISLLEKALQQNENDPYILYQLGKSYYMEEDYNKACNYFEQALSFDLNTKLEYVQDMVESYGYTLINTEQYDTALGLLNIYDEFSQSADFVFLIALILMNNGKINEAIDEFKKATQLPKAKMEGINDYLSYYNIGVIYECLEAYEKAKYYYLKCGDFEVAKMRLKELRG, encoded by the coding sequence ATGATTAAAATTAGTCTATGTATGATTGTAAAAAATGAAGAGCATAATCTTGATTACTGCTTGCGCAATATAGCTGAGTATATGGATGAAATAGTAATTGTAGATACTGGATCAACGGACGGTACCAAAAAGATAGCCAAGAAATATACACACAAAGTATATGATTATAGCTGGAGAGATGATTTTTCGGCTGCTCGCAACTTTTCTATCAGTAAAGCAAGTAATGATTATATTCTTGTACTAGATGGTGATGAATTTATTCAAAGTATTGATATAAATGAAGTAAAGCGATTAATTGAAAATAATCCTTTTATGATAGGTCGTATACTTCTAACAAATGAATATACGCGTAAAGGAAATTTGTTTAGATTTCAAGAACGTTTAAATCGACTATTTCCAAAAGAATATTATAGATACAAGGGTATAATACATGAACAGATAACTTTGTTAGATAGCAGTAAGGGAAGAATTGGGTGGCCAGATGATACCAATGGGAATACCACTGTTAATCTACCTATTTCAGTTCTGCATGTTGGTTACGAAGGAGATTTGGAGGTACGAAGAAAAAAAACTAGTCGCAATATTAGTCTTCTGGAAAAAGCATTGCAACAAAATGAAAATGACCCATATATTTTATATCAATTAGGAAAGAGTTATTACATGGAAGAGGACTACAATAAGGCATGTAATTATTTTGAACAAGCTCTTAGTTTTGACCTAAATACCAAACTTGAATATGTTCAAGATATGGTAGAAAGTTACGGATATACCTTGATAAATACTGAACAATATGATACTGCATTAGGTTTGCTTAACATTTATGATGAGTTTAGCCAATCAGCAGATTTTGTTTTTTTGATAGCTTTAATTCTGATGAACAATGGTAAAATAAATGAAGCAATTGATGAATTTAAGAAAGCAACACAATTACCAAAGGCAAAGATGGAAGGTATTAATGACTATTTATCGTATTATAATATAGGTGTCATATATGAATGTTTAGAAGCATATGAGAAAGCGAAATACTACTATCTTAAATGTGGAGATTTTGAAGTTGCTAAAATGAGATTAAAAGAGTTAAGAGGATAA
- a CDS encoding metallophosphoesterase family protein, which produces MNGEYLILSDIHGNCNALKKILESVQLTDINGIIILGDIIDYGARSNEVISLLSEIPKEYIIVNIFGNHEEAILMNNFDRFSSLRGIQSAQYTSSILTKESREYLEKMSSSGKAEFSLAGRSCLAVHGSLNDCFWKSIDPEEVEGYYMDYDYVFSGHSHIPHAFYKFYSNDDQKYRNKKRTLFINPGSVGQPRNHNPNASFAVLNIFTEAVKLMNVRYDIEEEQNYFTREIDEFYKVRLERGI; this is translated from the coding sequence ATGAATGGAGAGTATTTGATTTTATCAGATATTCATGGTAATTGTAATGCTTTAAAAAAAATTCTCGAAAGTGTACAACTAACAGATATTAATGGAATAATCATATTGGGTGATATTATAGATTATGGTGCGAGGTCAAATGAAGTAATCTCATTACTAAGTGAAATACCAAAGGAATATATAATAGTTAATATTTTTGGAAATCATGAAGAAGCTATATTAATGAATAACTTTGATAGATTTTCATCGTTAAGGGGGATACAATCGGCACAATATACTTCAAGTATTTTAACAAAAGAATCTAGGGAATATCTCGAAAAAATGTCTTCTAGTGGAAAGGCGGAGTTCAGTTTAGCTGGTAGGAGTTGTCTTGCTGTACATGGATCACTGAATGATTGTTTTTGGAAAAGTATAGATCCGGAAGAGGTGGAAGGATATTATATGGATTATGATTATGTGTTTTCAGGACATTCTCATATTCCTCATGCATTTTACAAATTTTATAGTAATGATGATCAAAAATACAGAAATAAAAAGAGAACATTATTTATAAATCCAGGTTCAGTTGGACAACCAAGGAATCACAATCCCAATGCTTCTTTTGCGGTTCTTAATATATTTACAGAAGCGGTAAAGTTAATGAATGTTAGATATGATATTGAAGAAGAGCAGAATTATTTTACACGTGAAATAGATGAATTTTATAAAGTACGTTTAGAAAGAGGTATTTAG
- the aepX gene encoding phosphoenolpyruvate mutase, which translates to MKKVYTCISTDIIQTGHIKVIEKAAELGEVTVGILSDSCVAMYEKYPIIPRSERMKIIERIKGVSHVVEQNDIYYDENLRNIKPDIVIHGDNWNNGYQKKVKDRVAEVIKEWNGEIVEVPYYKSSNMDLFNISMKDLRGLPEVRRQRLRKQLLSDEIVRIMVAYDGLSALIVEHTSIIKDNQKRKFDALWLSSLCDSASMGKPDIELVDLTSRIRIIEEIMEVSTKPIIFDADTGGQIEHFSYNIRSLERVGVSAVIIEDKVGLKRNSLLGNDVEQHQDSIENFCEKIRVGKSSTVSNNFMLIARIESLILDKGLEDALTRAEAYVKAGADGIMIHSRKQSPDEIFCFCDIFRKKDQETPIVVVPTTFNSVYENEFKLHGVNAVIYANHLLRAAFPAMKNTAISILQNERCMEADEYCMSINDVLALIPNK; encoded by the coding sequence ATGAAAAAAGTATATACATGTATTTCTACTGATATTATTCAAACAGGTCATATAAAGGTAATAGAAAAAGCCGCAGAATTAGGTGAAGTTACTGTTGGTATACTCAGCGATAGTTGTGTGGCAATGTATGAAAAGTATCCTATAATACCAAGAAGTGAAAGAATGAAAATAATCGAAAGAATTAAAGGGGTTTCACATGTAGTTGAACAAAATGATATATATTATGATGAAAATCTAAGAAATATAAAGCCTGATATTGTTATACATGGGGACAACTGGAATAACGGTTATCAAAAAAAGGTAAAAGATCGTGTTGCCGAAGTAATAAAAGAATGGAATGGAGAAATTGTAGAAGTTCCTTATTATAAAAGTTCAAACATGGATTTGTTTAACATATCAATGAAGGACCTACGTGGATTACCTGAAGTACGAAGACAGAGATTAAGAAAACAGCTCTTATCTGATGAAATTGTAAGAATAATGGTTGCTTATGATGGACTAAGTGCTCTTATTGTTGAACATACATCTATTATAAAGGATAATCAAAAAAGAAAGTTTGATGCTTTGTGGCTTTCGAGTTTGTGTGATTCGGCATCGATGGGTAAACCAGATATTGAGTTGGTAGATCTTACATCCCGTATACGTATTATCGAAGAAATCATGGAAGTATCGACAAAACCTATTATTTTTGATGCTGATACGGGAGGACAAATTGAACATTTTTCATATAATATTCGTTCATTGGAACGGGTTGGAGTATCAGCGGTTATTATAGAAGATAAGGTTGGATTAAAGAGAAATTCACTATTAGGAAATGATGTTGAACAACATCAGGATAGCATAGAGAATTTTTGCGAGAAAATTAGGGTTGGTAAATCATCAACAGTTTCTAACAATTTTATGTTAATTGCCAGAATAGAGAGTCTAATATTAGATAAAGGTCTTGAAGATGCCTTAACAAGGGCGGAGGCATATGTTAAAGCCGGGGCGGATGGAATTATGATACATTCCCGCAAACAATCTCCAGATGAAATATTTTGTTTTTGTGATATTTTTAGAAAGAAAGATCAGGAAACGCCAATTGTAGTAGTGCCAACAACATTCAATTCGGTATACGAAAATGAATTTAAACTGCATGGGGTGAATGCTGTTATTTATGCAAATCATTTACTTCGAGCTGCATTTCCAGCAATGAAAAATACAGCTATATCTATACTACAGAATGAAAGGTGTATGGAAGCTGATGAATATTGTATGTCAATTAATGATGTTTTAGCCTTAATTCCTAACAAATAA
- a CDS encoding NAD-dependent epimerase/dehydratase family protein — translation MKRLYVISGMTGMTGNELARQILEQEGGDIIGFDNFFASSINTIKNILDNPGLTFFEGDILDETQMKWLEKLVEKEKINYDRLIYINCAAVVHTEHFYHIHDTFNTNVIGMKNFLEQAIKLGANIYINCSTSEVYSMQSWSPTGLKEEEFITLATAENSQRTSYATGKLLTEFFIKDAVDKKKILGCSLRFANVYSKNELFSKHIIPHIIVSLLNENKVVLLENSKKNKRTFLNNIDSCKAILAVLTNEECLDGTTYNVATEEEISILELVYLCASKLKLDNYLVEYSGFRENDPERRWLSTDKLKKSTGWKPTVSLTDGIQSCVDYIRNIKE, via the coding sequence ATGAAAAGATTATATGTAATCAGTGGTATGACTGGAATGACAGGTAATGAGTTAGCTCGACAGATCTTAGAACAAGAAGGAGGAGACATAATCGGATTTGATAATTTCTTTGCTTCATCAATTAATACGATAAAGAATATATTAGATAATCCAGGTTTAACATTCTTTGAAGGCGATATTCTCGATGAAACTCAAATGAAGTGGTTGGAAAAGTTAGTAGAAAAGGAAAAAATAAACTATGATAGACTAATCTATATTAATTGTGCTGCAGTGGTACATACAGAGCATTTTTATCACATTCATGATACATTTAATACGAATGTAATTGGTATGAAAAATTTTCTGGAGCAGGCAATAAAGCTTGGTGCAAATATTTATATTAATTGTTCCACCTCAGAAGTATATTCAATGCAATCCTGGAGTCCCACAGGTCTAAAAGAAGAGGAGTTTATTACCTTAGCAACCGCTGAAAATAGCCAAAGAACTAGTTATGCAACAGGAAAACTTCTTACTGAATTTTTTATAAAGGATGCTGTAGATAAGAAGAAGATTTTAGGATGTTCTTTAAGATTTGCAAATGTTTATAGTAAAAATGAACTCTTTTCAAAGCATATTATTCCGCATATTATTGTTAGTCTTTTAAATGAAAATAAAGTTGTATTATTGGAAAACTCTAAAAAAAATAAAAGAACTTTTCTAAATAACATAGATAGTTGCAAGGCTATTTTAGCTGTGCTGACTAATGAGGAGTGTTTAGATGGTACAACATATAATGTTGCCACAGAAGAAGAAATAAGCATTTTGGAGTTAGTATATCTTTGTGCATCAAAATTGAAGTTGGATAATTATTTGGTTGAGTATTCTGGATTCAGAGAGAATGATCCTGAAAGACGCTGGTTATCAACTGATAAATTAAAAAAATCTACAGGATGGAAACCAACAGTAAGTTTAACGGATGGTATTCAATCCTGCGTTGATTATATAAGAAATATTAAGGAGTAG
- a CDS encoding DUF6564 domain-containing protein codes for MKTLLLTVAGVSSRFNEGYENKILKCLYYEGDEKNTLLYRIISMSEEFDKIIIIGGYQYEILLDYINSYCGFIKEKIICIENAFYQTYGTGYSLKLGLIECLKEPLCDEIVLIEGDLYFDARSFKSLIMLKENCFTHTYEPIYADKSVVVYMQENNYIKYVYDTEHKGVVLHGNIKAIYNSAQMWKLRNMEVVKMLFNSTNSLFWEGTNLDFIEKYFNSYGINAAVVGIKNWINCNTREDYRKCFWENLNEINR; via the coding sequence ATGAAAACTTTGTTGCTAACAGTTGCAGGAGTTTCAAGCAGATTTAATGAAGGATACGAAAATAAGATTTTAAAATGTTTATATTATGAAGGGGATGAAAAAAATACGCTTTTATATCGCATTATAAGTATGAGTGAAGAATTTGACAAGATTATAATAATTGGGGGTTATCAGTATGAAATACTCTTGGATTATATAAATAGTTATTGTGGATTTATAAAAGAAAAAATAATCTGTATTGAAAATGCATTTTATCAAACATATGGAACTGGATATAGTCTAAAATTAGGACTGATTGAATGTTTGAAAGAACCACTTTGTGATGAAATCGTATTAATTGAAGGCGACTTGTATTTTGATGCTCGTTCATTTAAATCTCTTATAATGTTGAAGGAAAATTGCTTTACACATACTTATGAACCAATTTATGCTGATAAATCCGTAGTTGTATATATGCAGGAGAATAACTATATTAAATATGTCTATGATACAGAGCACAAGGGAGTTGTATTACATGGTAATATAAAAGCAATATACAACTCAGCTCAAATGTGGAAATTACGAAATATGGAAGTTGTTAAGATGCTATTTAACTCAACTAACTCATTGTTCTGGGAAGGCACAAATTTAGATTTCATAGAAAAATATTTTAATTCATATGGTATTAATGCTGCCGTAGTTGGTATAAAAAATTGGATTAATTGTAATACACGTGAAGATTATCGTAAATGCTTCTGGGAGAACCTTAATGAAATTAACAGATAG
- a CDS encoding CDP-glycerol glycerophosphotransferase family protein has product MKLTDRNNIIKNIDLILKGMNIINEEKAFNSDIYIMLEQMQGVAIEVGETLECELDSKHPIILLLEELCELIYELNESLLINNSIDYILSKAYFKIEKVKQLIYTLPIHIKIAFFPYKISMWDSLESIYEAALSKENCICNVIPIPYYEKDNAKKLGQLKYEGLEFSKKVPITDYKKYQMESEKPDLVFIHNPYDANNKVVEVDSNFYSRKLKESGAKLIYVPYYMAGYCLKFENMVSCVTTGGVNSDYIVLQNDNLKEAYAFFGYNKDKLLVTGSPKLDYIVNKVNTEKKSNIEWNNKFKNKKVILLNSSIHTFLSNKCWLDELEELIKSILFHNELGLIWRPHPLLYTTLLAMRPESKDKFNRILSLFESSGNGVIDESEDIKLSFTYSSAMISDYSSLVLQYTFTNKPVYLLKGSIKNRDYIVFCDYFYNYFKEDGINLNQFLDMVCNDTDLLREDRVTFSHKSVVNTDGSCGEKTLEAILIREKAYQIG; this is encoded by the coding sequence ATGAAATTAACAGATAGAAATAATATTATTAAAAATATTGATTTGATACTTAAAGGTATGAATATTATTAATGAAGAGAAGGCATTTAATTCCGATATTTATATTATGTTAGAACAAATGCAAGGAGTAGCAATCGAAGTAGGGGAAACATTGGAATGTGAACTTGATAGCAAACATCCAATCATACTTTTACTTGAAGAGTTATGTGAACTGATATATGAATTAAATGAATCTTTGTTGATTAATAATTCAATAGATTATATTTTAAGTAAAGCGTATTTTAAAATAGAAAAGGTTAAGCAATTAATCTATACACTGCCTATTCATATTAAAATTGCATTTTTTCCATATAAAATTTCTATGTGGGATTCCCTAGAAAGTATATATGAGGCTGCGCTTAGCAAAGAAAATTGTATCTGCAATGTAATACCAATACCATATTATGAAAAAGACAATGCGAAAAAACTAGGACAATTAAAATATGAGGGGTTAGAATTTAGTAAAAAAGTACCTATAACCGATTATAAAAAATACCAAATGGAATCTGAAAAGCCAGATTTAGTTTTTATTCATAACCCCTATGATGCTAATAATAAGGTAGTTGAAGTTGATAGTAATTTTTATTCGAGAAAACTGAAGGAATCAGGTGCAAAATTAATTTATGTTCCATATTATATGGCTGGTTATTGTTTGAAATTTGAAAATATGGTTTCCTGTGTAACAACTGGAGGGGTTAACTCAGATTATATAGTACTTCAGAATGACAACTTAAAAGAAGCATATGCTTTTTTTGGTTATAATAAAGACAAGCTTTTGGTTACAGGAAGCCCAAAATTAGACTATATTGTTAATAAAGTAAACACTGAGAAAAAAAGTAATATTGAATGGAACAATAAATTTAAGAATAAAAAAGTTATACTTCTTAATTCGAGCATACATACATTCTTAAGTAATAAGTGCTGGCTAGATGAATTAGAAGAACTAATTAAATCAATCTTATTTCATAATGAACTAGGATTAATTTGGCGACCTCATCCACTTTTATATACTACTTTATTGGCCATGAGGCCTGAAAGCAAAGATAAATTTAATAGGATATTAAGTTTGTTCGAAAGTTCTGGTAATGGTGTAATAGATGAATCGGAGGATATTAAATTATCTTTTACCTATTCAAGTGCTATGATAAGTGACTATAGCTCTTTAGTTTTACAATATACATTTACCAACAAACCAGTTTATCTTCTAAAAGGAAGCATAAAAAATCGTGATTATATTGTATTTTGTGATTATTTTTATAATTATTTTAAGGAAGATGGCATTAATTTAAACCAGTTTCTTGATATGGTTTGTAATGATACTGATTTGTTAAGGGAAGATAGAGTCACTTTCTCTCATAAGTCAGTTGTAAACACAGATGGTTCTTGTGGAGAAAAGACATTAGAAGCTATTTTGATAAGAGAAAAAGCATATCAAATAGGATAA
- a CDS encoding LicD family protein, whose translation MTMLTQVKIPVDDLEKIKKIELEMLIELDRICRKKNIKYNLCAGTLLGAVRHEGFIPWDDDIDVRMLRSEYNKFCKACETELDVTKFFLQNHHTDKKYRWGFARILRNDTEFVRVGQENLKQKTGIFIDIFPSDGVPERKIEKRIYSILALISRKILWSPVGARVTKWSIKKIGFFLMSLVPAKIPFGIFNLLSKRYDERYSKRVGCMGLKADKSVFDDEEIQKFGLMREWHVHLTELTFENHKFLAPKQYDGWLVECFGNRYMELPPIEKRVNHHTVSRYKLL comes from the coding sequence ATGACAATGCTTACACAAGTTAAAATTCCAGTTGATGATTTGGAAAAAATAAAAAAAATTGAATTAGAAATGTTAATAGAACTAGATAGAATCTGTAGAAAGAAAAATATAAAATATAATCTATGTGCAGGTACTCTTTTAGGAGCAGTAAGGCATGAAGGTTTTATCCCCTGGGATGATGATATAGATGTTAGAATGTTAAGAAGTGAATATAATAAGTTTTGCAAGGCATGTGAGACTGAATTAGATGTTACTAAATTTTTCTTACAAAATCATCATACAGATAAAAAATATCGGTGGGGGTTTGCCAGAATATTAAGAAATGATACAGAATTCGTAAGAGTAGGACAAGAGAATTTGAAGCAAAAGACGGGTATTTTTATAGATATTTTTCCCTCAGATGGTGTACCGGAACGGAAAATAGAAAAAAGAATATATTCTATACTTGCTTTAATAAGTAGAAAGATATTATGGTCACCAGTTGGAGCTAGGGTTACAAAATGGTCCATTAAAAAGATTGGGTTTTTTTTAATGAGCCTCGTACCAGCTAAAATACCATTTGGTATTTTTAACCTTTTGTCAAAAAGGTATGATGAAAGGTATTCAAAAAGAGTCGGATGTATGGGATTAAAAGCTGACAAAAGTGTGTTTGATGATGAGGAAATACAGAAGTTTGGGTTAATGAGAGAATGGCATGTACATTTAACGGAATTAACATTTGAAAATCATAAGTTTTTAGCACCCAAACAATATGATGGGTGGTTGGTGGAGTGTTTTGGTAACAGATATATGGAACTGCCACCTATTGAAAAAAGAGTCAATCATCACACTGTTTCCAGATATAAACTCCTGTAA